From Candoia aspera isolate rCanAsp1 chromosome 4, rCanAsp1.hap2, whole genome shotgun sequence, a single genomic window includes:
- the LOC134497078 gene encoding olfactory receptor 6J1-like, with protein MGNHTSYEEFILLGFPIGRKAEMFLATILIVVYLSTIFGNLSILFIIITNSCLHMPMYFFLGNLSVLDLVFSTVTAPGLIRNLLSGIKTISFASCMAQSYFYFFLGTVEYFLLTCMSYDRYVAICNPLHYSVIMNGCFCVQMVLACWLGGFAFVLYPTIRVTRFSYCHSNVIDHFFCDSEPLLKLSCTDTSLIQIILLVLSSFVILCSLNLTLLSYIYIVSAVLVIPTNSGRKKAFNTCVSHLTLFLMAASVSILLYVIPSKQSSLGARKIPALLSSVVNPFLSPFVYTLRNDLVKTILQKLFDQGQTIMVQKVQEFLIIVVSFLGKSRI; from the coding sequence ATGGGAAACCACACCAGTTATGAAGAATTTATCCTCCTGGGCTTTCCGATTGGACGTAAAGCAGAGATGTTCTTGGCGACAATACTGATAGTGGTGTATTTGTCAACAATATTTGGTAACTTGAGTATTCTGTTCATCATCATTACCAATAGTTGTCTCCATATGCCAATGTATTTCTTCCTTGGCAACCTCTCTGTCCTAGACCTTGTTTTTTCAACAGTGACTGCTCCCGGTTTGATAAGGAATCTCCTATCTGGAATCAAGACCATCTCCTTTGCTAGCTGCATGGCCCAGTCCTATTTCTACTTCTTTctgggcacagtggaatacttcCTCTTGACTTGTATGTCCTATGACCGCTATGTGGCCATATGTAACCCATTACATTATTCAGTTATCATGAATGGCTGTTTTTGTGTTCAAATGGTGTTGGCTTGCTGGTTGGGCGGGTTTGCCTTTGTCCTCTATCCAACCATCAGGGTAACCAGGTTCTCCTATTGCCACTCCAATGTCATTGATCATTTTTTCTGTGACAGTGAGCCTCTGCTGAAGTTATCTTGTACTGACACCAGCTTGATACAGATAATCCTACTTGTGTTATCATCTTTCGTCATTCTTTGCTCCTTGAACTTGACACTTCTCTCCTACATTTACATTGTCTCTGCTGTTTTGGTGATACCCACTAACTCTGGGAGAAAGAAGGCCTTCAACACATGTGTGTCTCATCTCACTTTGTTCCTGATGGCTGCAAGTGTCTCCATCTTACTATACGTGATCCCGTCTAAGCAATCCAGTTTGGGGGCCCGCAAAATTCCAGCATTACTCAGCAGCGTAGTTAACCCATTCCTGAGTCCTTTTGTGTACACCCTGAGGAATGACCTGGTTAAGACAATTCTGCAAAAGCTCTTTGATCAGGGACAAACCATCATGGTCCAGAAGGTGCAGGAATTCCTCATAATTGTGGTCAGTTTTCTAGGGAAATCTAGAATTTAA
- the LOC134497079 gene encoding olfactory receptor 6E1-like: MICFKTVTSSIAYKRNTLIIIITLLNTQLYSPMYFFLRHVAWVEIGYTTTIVPKTLAIRATGRKSISLAGCFMQTLHYFVLGTTVFLLLATMSVDQYIAICNPLHYSTIMNGQICSLLVLIGGVSLILVPSIVLFQMPFCGPNIINHFFCDNGPLIKLACVDTSLLERIDFVTATLSLLGTLSVNIVSYVKIISTILRI; encoded by the coding sequence ATGATATGCTTCAAAACAGTAACTAGCTCCATTGCTTATAAGAGAAACACACTGATTATTATTATCACACTGTTGAACACTCAACTCTATAGCCCAATGTATTTCTTCCTCCGACATGTGGCATGGGTGGAAATTGGGTATACAACTACCATCGTTCCCAAAACTCTGGCCATCAGAGCCACTGGCAGGAAGAGCATCTCTTTAGCTGGTTGTTTCATGCAGACCTTGCATTATTTTGTCCTTGGCACCACTGTGTTCCTTCTACTGGCCACAATGTCTGTGGATCAGTACATAGCAATCTGCAACCCTCTTCACTACTCAACCATCATGAATGGACAAATCTGCTCCTTATTGGTCCTTATTGGGGGGGTTTCACTCATTCTAGTTCCATCCATTGTTTTATTTCAGATGCCTTTTTGTGGTCCTAACATCATCAATCATTTCTTTTGTGACAATGGACCACTCATCAAACTAGCATGTGTTGACACCAGTCTGCTAGAACGGATTGATTTTGTGACTGCTACACTCTCTCTCCTTGGGACCTTAAGTGTCAACATTGTGTCTTATGTCAAAATCATTTCCACAATTCTGCGCATC
- the LOC134497080 gene encoding olfactory receptor 6M1-like — protein MALRSPNITQEVTEFILVGFQLSKSLECFLFGVFLMVFLLTLTGNVTIIALVCVDQRLQTPMYFFLCNFSLVETLFVLTISPKMLVGLISLNKAISFLGCIAQCYFYFSFGACESNLIAVMAFDRYVAICYPLHYAIIMSKRLCIFLVLGCWIGGILLLFIPMPFLFHLSFCGSNLIDHFFCDYAPIIKLSCSKNVHFLLVFETVLSSVVMLSSLSVNGVSYLYIISTILRMRSAKGQKKTFSTCASHITVASIFYGSAIFMYALPSKGRSRGVQKAVAVLTAVITPFLNPFIYTLRNEKVKEVFKDCLRKSFPH, from the coding sequence ATGGCACTGAGGTCTCCCAACATCACCCAGGAGGTGACTGAGTTCATCTTAGttggtttccaactttctaagTCCTTGGAATGTTTCCTTTTTGGGGTGTTCCTGATGGTTTTTCTGCTCACGCTAACTGGGAACGTCACCATCATTGCACTGGTGTGCGTTGATCAGCGTCTCCAaacccccatgtacttcttcctctgcAACTTCTCTCTTGTGGAGACCCTCTTTGTCTTGACCATCAGCCCAAAGATGCTAGTAGGCCTGATTTCTTTGAACAAAGCGATTTCCTTTCTGGGATGTATTGCCCAGTGCTATTTCTACTTCTCCTTCGGTGCCTGTGAGAGCAATCTTATTGCGGTGATGGCATTTGATCGCTATGTTGCCATCTGCTACCCTCTCCACTATGCCATCATCATGAGCAAACGCCTCTGCATCTTCTTGGTCCTGGGATGCTGGATTGGGGGAATCCTCCTCCTTTTCATTCCAATGCCCTTCCTTTTCCATCTCTCCTTCTGTGGCTCTAATCTCATTGACCATTTTTTCTGTGATTACGCCCCAATTATAAAGCTTTCTTGCAGCAAGAATGTGCATTTCCTCTTGGTCTTCGAGACAGTTCTCTCTTCAGTGGTGATGCTCAGCTCCTTATCTGTCAATGGGGTCTCATACCTCTATATTATTTCCACCATCCTACGGATGCGCTCCGCCAAAGGTCAAAAGAAAACCTTTTCCACCTGTGCTTCTCACATTACAGTAGCTAGTATTTTCTATGGCAGTGCAATCTTCATGTATGCTTTACCCAGCAAAGGACGCTCACGAGGTGTCCAAAAAGCAGTTGCAGTTCTCACTGCAGTTATTACCCCATTCTTGAACCCTTTTATTTATACTCTGAGAAATGAGAAAGTCAAGGAGGTCTTCAAGGACTGTCTGAGGAAGTCATTTCCACACTGA